In Halarcobacter mediterraneus, the following proteins share a genomic window:
- a CDS encoding SDR family NAD(P)-dependent oxidoreductase, protein MKNSNKRIWLVGGSSGIGLELTKIFLENEFRIIVSSRTASSSEELLKLKDSYKENIYLLDFDVEDTENIETKIKEVWQVFDGLDIWFYNAGAYEVMDMKSWDYKKFALMNSTNYLGVINIMTNISKYFIKQKSGKWIWNLSLSTYFGLPNGGGYSAPKTALLNLAQSIHPELQQENIDLQIINHGFVKTRLTSKNSFDMPQLMEPKYAAEEIFKGITKDKRFEVRFPTKLRLFLQFLSLIPYKFSLAITKRLIK, encoded by the coding sequence ATGAAAAATTCAAATAAAAGAATCTGGTTAGTTGGAGGAAGTAGTGGTATAGGACTAGAATTAACAAAAATCTTTTTAGAAAATGAATTCAGAATAATAGTTAGTTCAAGAACTGCTTCAAGTAGTGAAGAACTTTTAAAGTTAAAAGACTCTTACAAAGAAAACATTTATTTACTAGATTTTGATGTGGAAGATACTGAAAATATTGAAACTAAGATAAAAGAAGTTTGGCAAGTTTTTGATGGCTTAGACATTTGGTTTTACAATGCAGGGGCTTATGAAGTTATGGATATGAAATCATGGGATTATAAAAAGTTTGCTTTAATGAATAGTACAAACTATTTAGGTGTTATTAATATCATGACAAATATCTCAAAATATTTTATAAAACAAAAAAGTGGTAAATGGATTTGGAATTTAAGTCTTTCAACATACTTTGGACTTCCAAATGGTGGTGGTTATTCTGCACCTAAAACAGCTTTATTAAATCTTGCACAGTCAATTCATCCTGAATTACAACAAGAGAATATCGATTTACAAATTATAAATCATGGTTTTGTTAAAACTAGACTTACTAGTAAAAATAGTTTTGATATGCCTCAACTTATGGAACCAAAATATGCAGCAGAAGAGATTTTCAAAGGTATTACAAAAGATAAGCGATTTGAAGTAAGATTTCCTACAAAACTAAGATTGTTTTTACAGTTTTTAAGTTTGATTCCATATAAATTTTCTCTAGCTATTACAAAAAGGTTGATAAAATGA